Proteins encoded in a region of the Nicotiana tomentosiformis chromosome 9, ASM39032v3, whole genome shotgun sequence genome:
- the LOC104112239 gene encoding uncharacterized protein, translated as MATSRGKITFRIVIGILVLLLLYYVGRPLYWKISATVHDIRHNKQTVSAGFSQIVQAAQNSVGWFHDESDSGVRNDRIAAARRILASS; from the exons atggCGACGAGCAGAGGGAAGATCACATTCAGAATAGTGATAGGGATTTTGGTACTGTTATTATTGTACTACGTTGGCCGCCCTCTCTACTGGAAAATCTCCGCCACCGTTCACGACATTCGCCACAATAAACAAACCGTCTCCGCAG GATTTTCACAAATTGTTCAAGCAGCGCAGAATTCGGTGGGCTGGTTTCACGACGAGTCCGATTCAGGAGTTCGCAACGATCGCATCGCTGCAGCAAGGAGGATCCTAGCTTCTTCATAA